The genome window ACAGTTTAATTTGTCTATTTATACAGAATTGTCTAATATATCTCTATAGTCTTTCCAAGTCTTCTTCTTGTCCTAATTTGCTTACATTGTTGTTCTTATTCTCTTCTTTATCTTTGTATGTGAAGCTTCTTTTATTGTCATTTCAACTGAATATATGAGGTCAATTAAATGGTACCTTTTAGACGTTAGCTAAAGAAAGTGCACTCTATGTTCGCAGCTTTACCTTGATAACACACCGGGTGTAACATTTGGGTATAGAATTTAACCATTTCCTTCTCTTGAAGTGATGGAATATTAGTCGCacctaaaagaaaaagaagaaatagaAGGTGCATATTAGTTGTTCAAGAATAGGGACATTGAGTTTTCGGTCCATTAGACTTAGGATTAATCAGATCAAATGTATAAGAGATTGAAGTTGCAGTTTTCCAAATTGATTCAATGTACTTACAAGAATATTCAAAAAAAGAATTGCAACTGAAAGGAGAAAACAATGTATGCTTTTCTAACATGAGAGTTTTtacatttttttcttttgtctCTCCATATTGGTGGGCTACAAATATGCGAAAAGCATTCTATTCCAAGTATCAGGAACTCCAGGCAAACACCAATGTATACAATCTGCAAAATGCAATGGATCTGCTTTCTGTTTATCAGTTAACAATTTGCCTCCTAATTCACCATATACTGATGCATGTCCATCAATTCTGTGCTCAGATAATTGTGTGATGTTAAGAACAGTAACAGGAACTTTCATTCTCCCTATTACACCAGCCACTGCTTTCATCATCTCGATGTTAGAACCGACTCCCCAATGCCCCTTCTTCATCACTGGTCTTGTCTCGTTGAAACACTTTATACCTTTCATGTTCCCCCAATCTTCATTTCTGCAAAATTGACACATGTTTTGGAATAATAATGCTGCTGTGAGTTTTGAGTTCAAACAAGTTGTAATTTAACACGTTATAGTTGGTTGTCTGGTATATTTTTTAAGGTAACGACTTCCACTTATCAGGGATAGTTACATTTTCTTATCTTTTAGGTGATCTGATAGTGTAAAAATTACTATCGAAGTTAAACTCTTTCAAGAAATACTTCAGCGACTACCTTTGGTGCGTAGGGGACATGGTAGTAAAGAACACTCTTGTTTTGTTAGTATCAATAGTTGAATCAATCCAATTTGCCCATGTTCTCAATGCCAGTTTGTAAGATACTGCTGTATCAAATTCTTCGTATCCTTCTTCTCCATTTGCAAACTCTCCCCATCTGCATTTAATTTATTCAAACATTTTGCAACATCAAGTAGAAAAAACTTGTTTTGTTTAAACTTTTGAATATATACTTACAGTGCCTTAGCCTTAAGGCCACTCATCCACCAAACATAAGTATTGAAAACAAGGACATCTACTCCTAACCACTGTTTGGCACGTTCACTGATTGAATCCACTTTGATTATTCTCTGCTTTGGATCAGCTTTTATATGAATATCTGTGTTAGACTCCACTAGGAATGGTGCCCAGTAGAACTCAATTGTGGCATTATATTCCTGAACAATGTGAGGACAAGTTTAGCTGCAGATTACGAACAATGTGAGAATGTATAGATTTTTATACTATCAGGTTAACTTTTAGCTGCAATTGCATGTAACTCTTCATAGTATATCGAAAATAGAATAATAACATGTTAAAAACAGTTAAATTGTAAAAATTCTTCACACTATCAGTGAAACTCTGTTCTTGAAAAAGCATAGAGTTTTCTTGACTTGATGATTGATTACCTTAGCTGTGAAGGCAAAGTGAACACGACCTTGTTTCATAGACTTCTGGCCTTCTGGGATCACAGATTGAACCAAACACACAAAAGATTCCCACATATTTCTCTGTATTGAGTCCCCAACAAACATTATCCTCTTTCCTTGAATCTTTCTCAGGGCAATCTTAGGATCAAACCTGAATTTTATTGTCAAGAATTTAGTTTAACATGTTCTGTAGCAAAAATTGAGATAGCAAGTAATGGCATTGAcagtctatatatttgtttcattTGCATGGAAATTTCCCTGTGTACAAACAGAGGATTGAAAATGACATTTTTTAAGAAAACTTGCTAACCTTGGCAAGATGCAATCATCAGGCTGCCATTCCCAGTGAAGATAATCCGAATCGTTTCGACCATTCTTAGTACAAGAATATTGTCTGTCAACATATGGACAAGTTCTATCTGTGTACAATGGCTTAATTGAAGTATTGAACACCCATTTTCCATTATTCAGGCTGCATTCCTCAGGATCAAACTCGAACCTATCGTCTGTTGGATTATCTAGTGGACTGCTCTTCAATTCTCTATCACCTATTAAGCCAAGGAAAATGAAATTTTAAcatgtcaaaaaaaaaaaaaaatattaagatAGTGCATTTTAGATTGAAAACAATAAAGAAACTGCAGGTGCACCTGTATGATGTTTTTTAAACTTTGCAACATTTCGTCTAGGACAAGATTTAATCCCAAAAAGAGAGCCAGAAGAAAAAGTGCTAATCCTTTCAGTGTACAATAAAGCAACAAATGCTAATGTACAGAAAATTCCTGTAATTACAGGCAAAGATAGCTTTCCTTTAGCATATTTTGCCCATCCCATGTTGAAAAGTATGAGTGGATATGGGCTTACAATGGAAAATAGAGGTAAAAAGCTTAATTGAGAAAATAAAGTAAAAGCTATTTACTTTAAGAAGGCTTAATGAAAGTGCACCAGAATGACGAGGACATGAAATAAGTTTTTGGTAGACTTCAGCTTTAATAAGATTTTGAGTAGGAGTGAAGTTTAAGTCATGTATGGTTGGACATTATATTTTTTATAGTAAGTTGGCAAAGGATTCCCAATATTTTGTGCTTTCTTATGAGTCATGTGTGTGTTAAAATAATTGTAGTAATGAAAAAACTATTATAATAAAAGTACACCCACTGCTGTGTAACTTTCAGACAAAACCAACTTTGAGTGATCAGTAGGTGAGGAAAGGTTTTTGCTGTAGTAATGTCATTTTTAGATGTCTAAGTCTCTATCTTCCTGTCTCATGACTTGCATTTACAGTCACTAGCACATTAACAATTCTTTCTGCTATAATAGGTTCAACTTATTTATCAAACACTTACGTCATTTGGGATCTGCTATACCTGTATTTTGTACATGCCACTAGAGAATATTCATGGACAATGACATTCACAGAGATACTTTAAGGTATATATTTCTGCCAATCtgcgtgatatatatatatatatatatatatatatatatatatatatatatatatatatatatcaatcaaTAGTCATTTATCTCGAAACGCCGAGCAGCTTTCATGCATGCACCTCAATTATTCCACCGGATATCTGCACCTCAATTATTCTACCGATTATCTGCACCTCGATTATTCCACTAGATATCTGTTATCTCTCTCCAACACCGGTACTAAATAAATTTGTGCACCTTACTTGTGTGACTCATTTTCAGACCTCATATtacattttcatatatttttcCTTGTCCTATTTTATGTGGTTTTGTTTGACTGAGCATGTAGATAGTACTATAAATTATCTTATCAAggataaaatgagatttttgaaGTTAAATTGTTATAAGTCATCTCACCAAAAGATAAAATGAAAGTTTTAAAGTTAACTTACTTGTAAATATAaaaaagtattattattattattatttcttttgaaatatactaaaaagaaaaattaatataGGGAGTATTAGGTAGACTATGCTTGCAATTGGACCTAAAGATTGAAGGTCACTCAATAAAGAAACAAGTGAGATGCAGATATCAATTATGTAAAGAGCTAACTATCAAATATCAATCAAGAAGTTGTGTCCAATTAGGTTCTGATAAGCTTAATCAGACAAGCTTCTTCTGACTGGCAAATTATGCTGTTTTTTTCTGTAGAATGTTAATTAATGAGTAAGTAGCTAGTCATTTGTTAAAGACGTTCGGATATTTAACAGATTTAAGCTAGCACTATTTCCTAATCTGAGAATCAGTCCTATCATTCTCAATTCATTTGACTTTTTTTTCAATATATAGCCATTCTAATCAAAGCCTCTTCCAACTACACCTGCGATTATTCATTTGAACCAACCCTGATGATCTGGACACAACAACCATAGCACGATGGAACAGCCAAGTTGCTCTAACCTTCTAAAGTCCTGCGGGTTATAACCGACTGGATTTACAGGTTACTTTTTCCTGCATGTATATATATAGAATATATGTTgattatatatatagttaaaacttaaacatattttatatatgaattatatatatCTTTTACATTTACgggttatttttaatttaagaaaTTGGCTGGACGGCTATTTAGATTAATTCTTCTTTTTTGACGTGACAATTTCCCAGATTTGCTCCAAAATTGAGTTACATACATACTCGGTATTTGCATCAAAAGATACAACTTATCATCGTTGAGTTAAGTTATTTATTTATACCATTAGTATAATTTGTTTATACCATCATATCACCTTCACATGTTGTAGGAGGGAGTAATATATAACTTTGGTTAAGTATTAAAAATTAATGAGTAAATACATATACATTAGTTTGACACTAATGTGAAtaagttttcttcaatttgttttccGAAATTCTTTGTGGGGTGGGAAATGGGAATCATTTGAGGAGTATCCTTAATCAGCAAACCAAGGTGGGTCCAATATTTGATGCTGGAGAATCAAGATTGTGAGGTTGTTTGTCCAGATTTGACCTTTTCACTGTACTGACTAACAGACATGTTAAATCACTTTGCATTTGCTGCATGTGAATTGCTCTAATTAATTAGGTATATTGCAAAATCCTCCTTTTAAGGAGACAACCATTTTTCTAGAGATACGTTTTTATTAGACAATGAAACACTATTTGAAATTTATGAtctaaaataagaaaaataatttattaatttgAGCTATATTTCAAGGTTGCTCTTGTTTTTTATATTACTCCATTGTTTTAGGGCAGCTAATCAAGGGACAATTAACTATTATTTTTTTCAACTTTGCCCTTCacattaattgttttaaaattaAGAGGCACATAAATAGACAAAGACTAAAGAATTAACAAGGGGAAGATTTTTTAACTTACTTTTCCTAATATTTTTTAATGGGTGTATAAATTATTATCCGGATAACTAAATGAGAACGGAAGCAATAATATGCAAGGATAGTGAAAAGAAGTCACTTGCACTCTTGAGAAAGGAGATTACTACGGATAACATTTATTAGGTTTTCTTGTAGTATCCCGTACCATTTTTAATAAAGTTGTACGAATTCTAATTTTTgactaagaaaaaaataaataaataaataaataaacgagGAACCTATACTATCATTGTATTTGGTAATTTGGCCAATCAATGAGGTCTCGATTGCAGACAAGTAATTCAAaaaataagagagagagagagagagagagagagagagagagagagagagagagagagagagagagagagagagagatcatgCATATGGCGCACCAACTGGCAACTGCATTATAGTTCAAATGTTAGGTTGCGTAAAAATTTGGATAAATCACTGtttatatattttaataaatGGATTTGTTAATCTCTTTGATCAACTTGGCAATAAAAAAAAACTGATTTAAAGACGAATTATTAACAACTGAAATTTAATTAGAGATACCAACACAAAATTAGGTGAGTTTTTCGCTTCATTCCTTGCAATACCAATCTTTATTGATTTTAGTACAATCTTGCCTTGACAAATACATGATTTTACGAAACTAAGTACAGCTCCGAATTGCCACATACATGTAAAGAGTGATCATCTTTCATTTCGTGAACTTAGAATGTTAAGAAAATTCAAATATGGAAAAAGGATCAAATCAACTAACAATACAagaattttttttcctttaacTACTCGTAAATGGTCATCGAAGAGGAGCTTTCCAAATTGGAATATATGGTTCTAAGTCTCAGTAATCTTTCACATTTCTTTCCTGGGCATACCCCCCTTGAGAAaaagttcaaaaaataataataatgggaACTTTACATAAATACCGATCGGCTTAACCATGTTATAGCCGCCTAGCTGAAAAACTATACACAATTTGAAATTTCTTTCAGTTTCTACCTTTTAGGCCAAACATATTACTCGCATACCCATTGCGCAGCTCACTCTTCTTTGTAAAGTAAAAGGAGCTTGAGTCAACCGAAATTTTTGTTTGAGGTTCCCGCTCAAGATTTAATCCGATGTTTCTAGTTATTAATTGAGTCTTTGGTTGTTTTTAGAAGGATTTTGGTAGAGAATATGGAAGACCGATCATTTTTAAGCTTGAAACtcttaaatttaaattttaatattgaatttgtattatttAAATCGAAATGAGAGTGTTACAAATTATTATTTCCAGTATCTTTGGGAAGTTCATACTTAATTTTGGACTCATTAAGAAATGATTTGAGGTGATTGAGATTGAATTTTTGGAGACCCGCAATTATTGAGTCTGAAGCTCTTGAATATGAATTTCATCTTGAAAATTGTTGTTTGATTCGAAGTGGGTgctataaaatatattttatagttATTTTGGGAAGCTCATAAGCACTTTGAGCTGATTTAAGGTGTTTGGGATCAAAAATTTAAgctgaaattaaaaaaagaattatatatatagtatattgcAATAATATTTGTAAAAatattgtttacccaaaaaatcggataacgttaaatttatgtatggttctaaggatacgtaatatcctttgatacaaagataacaatacaagtattttgattatgggaatgggaatgatgaacagaaagaataaataaaatgaagtaaGACGAGCATAAGGAGATATCTTTCTTTTTCAATCTAACCGTCACACTACAGCTTACAAGGATCCcgccttttataatagagggtcattatattatttattataaaataataaaataaagcatatagtggagaacccatgatgatttgtctcttcctcgattcccgccaagattctctctcttggtgcggttgtaacggctcttgtctgtgagctcgataccggctcgaactcgatactggctcgaacccGTCACTGGGTCGGCACTTCggtcttggcttgagttcgaccttcggggtggGCGTGGTGTATTTCCGACCTCGAAACAATGCCTCGGGCTCGATAAGATtaccgagccgactcctcgagcagccttcggactTGAGGCTTGTTTGTATCGTTTTCAGAGCTTActctcaaaatcctactccggttCCTTGTCACTCGATCTCAATCGAATGTAGgaaagccgaaatctattttgaccgtatacagataatcCCCTCGATTCTCAtaaaggatgtggtgagaatcgaCATGATCTTTGACGGTTCGATCGGACAACAAGCTGACATTTTACCAGGgaccgattatgacgtatgtgatagttgtcccatcgatttagtctttcaaggtatttaatgcttgtcagataATGGTCGGCCAtttctgatattgaaccgtcatgatgcaagcctataaataacccttccatctAACTTTTACCACTTTTATGCCTTTACTCTTCCAAATTCTCTTATCTTTTTCCTCTGTTGCTTTAGAGCCATCTACACCAGAGTTTTAGGTgtcgtcaatttttcactttcctttgccTTTCTTCCTCTCATACCAATGGCTAAAACTTCAaaaactgtacctcagaaggagaaagcttcttcttcacgacCGTCCAGCGACAAGGCGTCGGTGGAGCCGTCCATTCACGACTATGTTCCCGGCCCGTGCACTCTGAAGATCAATTTTAcggttgagaatccttcatccgtTCTGGGTCGATGCTAGCACGtgtcgatgtatatgtgctct of Nicotiana tomentosiformis chromosome 7, ASM39032v3, whole genome shotgun sequence contains these proteins:
- the LOC104111648 gene encoding protein trichome birefringence-like 3; this translates as MGWAKYAKGKLSLPVITGIFCTLAFVALLYTERISTFSSGSLFGIKSCPRRNVAKFKKHHTGDRELKSSPLDNPTDDRFEFDPEECSLNNGKWVFNTSIKPLYTDRTCPYVDRQYSCTKNGRNDSDYLHWEWQPDDCILPRFDPKIALRKIQGKRIMFVGDSIQRNMWESFVCLVQSVIPEGQKSMKQGRVHFAFTAKEYNATIEFYWAPFLVESNTDIHIKADPKQRIIKVDSISERAKQWLGVDVLVFNTYVWWMSGLKAKALWGEFANGEEGYEEFDTAVSYKLALRTWANWIDSTIDTNKTRVFFTTMSPTHQRNEDWGNMKGIKCFNETRPVMKKGHWGVGSNIEMMKAVAGVIGRMKVPVTVLNITQLSEHRIDGHASVYGELGGKLLTDKQKADPLHFADCIHWCLPGVPDTWNRMLFAYL